The Amycolatopsis jiangsuensis nucleotide sequence GGCGACATCGGCGAAAGCGCATCTGGCCAACGCCCCGCGCTACGCCGACGCCGGGATCCGCGCGATCGACCTGACGCCGGCCGCGATCGGCCCGTTCACCTGTCCCGCGGTGAACCCGCCGGACCGCCTCGGTGCCCGCAACGTCAACCTGATCACCTGCGGTGGACAGGCCACCATTCCGATCGTGCACGCGGTGTCGCGGGTGACGCCGGTGCCGTACGCGGAGATCGTGGCGTCGGTGTCGTCGCGCTCGGCGGGGCCCGGCACCCGCGCGAACATCGACGAGTTCACGGTGACCACCGCGCGCGGCATCGAACAGGTCGGCGGCGCGGAGAAGGGGCGCGCGATCATCATCATCAATCCGATGGATCCGCCGATGATCATGCGGGACACCGTGTTCTGCGCGGTCGATCCGGACACCGACTTCGCCGCGGTGACCGAGTCGATCCAGCGGATGGTCGGCGAAGTGCAGCGGTACGTACCGGGGTACCGGCTCAAGGCCGAACCGCAGTTCGACCCGCCGCGCCCGGACTGGGGTGGCCGCGCCCGCGTCGGCGTGTTCCTCGAGGTCGCCGGCAACGGTGACTACCTGCCCACCTACGCGGGCAACCTCGACATCATGACCGCGGCCGCGGCCAGGGTCGGGGATCTCTTCGCCGCACAGGAGGTGGCCGCGTGAACAGCGAAGTCCGGCTCGTCGACACGACGCTGCGCGACGGCAGCCACGCGATGGCCCACCAGTTCACCGAACGGCAGGTGCGCGACACCGTCCGCGCGCTCGACGACGCCGGGATCTCGCTGATCGAGGTGACCCACGGCGACGGCCTCGGCGGCTCCACCTTCAACTACGGCTTTTCCCTGGTGGACGAACGGGATCTGATCGCCGCCGCGGTGGACGAGGCGACCCGCGCCACGATCGCCGTTCTTCTGCTGCCGGGGCTCGGCACGGTCACCGACCTGCGTGCGGCGGCCGACCTCGGCGCCGGCGCGGTCCGGATCGCCACGCACTGCACCGAAGCGGACGTGTCCATCCAGCACTTCGGCGCCGCCCGCGATCTCGGCCTGGAAACGGTCGGCTTCCTGATGCTGTCGCACATGTCCACTCCGGAGGACCTGGCGAAACAGGGCCGCATCATGGTCGATGCCGGCTGCCAGTGCGTGTACGTGGTGGACTCGGCCGGTGCGCTGATCCTGGAGGAGGCCGCCGACCGCGTCGCCGCGCTGGTCGCGGAATTCGGGGACGAGGCCCAGGTCGGGTACCACGGGCACCAGAACCTCAGCTTCGGCGTCGCCAACTCGGTGCTCGCCCACCGCGCCGGTGCCCGGCAGATCGACGGCTCGCTCACCGCACTCGGGGCCGGGGCCGGGAATTCGCCCACCGAAGTGCTGGCGGCGACCTTCGACCGGCTCGGCGTCAAGACCGGGGTGGACAAGGACGTGCTGATGGACGCTGCGGAGAACGTGGTGAAGAAGTACCTGACGCGGCTGCCGGTGATGGACCGGTCGTCGATCGTGCAGGGCTACGCCGGGGTGTACTCGAGCTTCCTGCTGCACGCCGAACGCGCGGCCGAGCGCTATGGCGTGCCGGCGCACGAAATCCTGTACCGGGTGGGTGCCGAACGCTACGTCGGCGGGCAGGAGGACATGATCATCGACATCGCCCTGCGGCTGCGGGAAGAGCAGGCCGCGACGCGGTGAGTTCAGGAACCGAGGGCGTCCGCGCCGAGCACCAGCCGTACGCAGTGCTCGACCAGGCGTTCGCGGGACACCCGCAGCGTGCCGTCGAGGTAGGCGATGAACACGTTGCTCAGCGCGCCGACGAGGCCGATCGACACCAGCTGCCGGCTGGTCTCGTCGCCGCGCGAGAGCTGCTCCCCGACGAGCGCGGCGAACGCGGGCAGCAGATGGCGTCCGCGATGGGTGAGCGCGGGATCGGTCAGCGGCGCGAGCAGCAGCACGCGGCCGAGCCGCCGGTCTTCGAGCACCAGCTCGACGAACGCGGTCACCGCGTGCTCGGCCCGCCGCCGCGGTTCCGCCACGTCGAGCACGGCGTCGACGAGGACTTGCCGGGCGCGCTCGCCGGCATGCTCGTAGACAGCGGCGACGAGTTCTTCGCGGTCGGAAAAGCTCTCGTAGAAGTACCGTTCGGTGAGCTTCGCGCGGCGGCACACCGCGCGGACGCTCACCGCCGCGGATCCGTCCGCGCCGAGCAGCTCGAGACCGGCGCCGATGAGCTGGGCGCGCCGCTGCGCGCGACGGTCCTCCAGCGTGGTGCCCGCCCACGTGCGGCCCGGCATCTCCGCTCCTCACTGTCGATTCGGCGCTGTCGATCACTTGCTTCCGGTCCCGCCATGTTGACCACGGCTGTTGTCACATCCTAACCTGACAACAGCCGTAGTCAGTTCGCCGATCCGCCGAGGAGCCGCGATGACCGGGGAGACTCCCGAGCCGCTGGGCCCGGATTCGCTGACCTGGAAGTACTTCGGCGACTGGCGTGGACTGCTGATCGCGCTGTGGGCCGGTTCGATGCAGAACATGCATCCCGGCCTCGGCGCCGGCGTCGAACAGCATTCCCGGTTCTTCGCCGAACGCTGGCAGCGGCTGTTCCGCTCGCTCTACCCGATCGGCGGCGTGGTCTACGACGGGCCGGGTGCCGCGCACACCGCACTGGAGGTGCGGGGCTACCACGACCGGATCAAGGGCGTCGACGCGCAGGGCCGCCGCTACCACGCGCTCGACCCGGAGACGTTCTACTGGGCCCATGCCACGTTCTTCGTCAGCACGATCTTGATCGCCGACCACTTCATGGGCGGGATCGGGGAGCCGGAGAAGCGGAGGCTGTTCGAGGAGCACGTGCGCTGGTGGCGGATGTACCGGATGACGATGCGTCCGGTGCCGGAGTCCTGGGAGGACTTCCAGCGCTACTGGAAGCACATGTGCGCCGAGGTGTTGGAGGACAACAAGGCCACCAGGGACGTGCTCGATCTGCGCGGGATCGCGAAGCCGCCGTTCCTCCCGTGGCTGCCGGATCCGTTGTGGCGTCCGGCCGCGGCGCTGATCGCGCGTGGATTCGTCTGGCTCACCGTGGGGCTGTACGACCCGGAAGTGCGCGAACTGCTGGGCTACCGCTGGTCGGCCCGTGACGAGCGGGTGCACCGCCGGGCGGGGAAGCTGATCGACGCGGTGTTCGGGCTCGTCCCGCACGACCGCCGCTACCATCCGCGGGCCCGGGCAGGCTGGCGCCGTGCGCGTGGCGTGCGGGCCACGGACGCGCCGCTGGTCGAGACTCCACGGAGGAACCTGCCGCCGCTCGCCGAGCGCGGCAAGCCGGAGCACTACTGCCCGGAGGTGCCGTGAAGCACTCTGGTTCCCTCGAAGGAACCTGCACGGACTTCGGGACACACCACAGGAGGGTTGCATGAAGCTGGGCTTTCACCTCGGGTACTGGGGCAGCGGGCCGATTCCGGGCGCGCTGGAGGCGGTGCTCGAGGCCGAGGCGCTCGGGTTCGATTCGGTCTGGTCGGCCGAGGCCTACGGTTCGGACGCGTTCACGCCGCTGGCCTGGGTGGGTTCCTCGACCAGCAGGGTCAAGCTGGGCACCAACATCGTGCAGATGTCGGCGCGCACGCCGACCGCGACCGCGATGAGCGCGCTGACCATGGACCACCTTTCCGGCGGCCGGTTCGTGCTCGGGCTGGGCGCGTCCGGCCCGCAGGTGGTGGAAGGCTGGTACGGGCAGCCGTACCCGAAACCGCTGGCGCGCACGCGGGAGTACGTCGAGGTGATCCGCAAGGTCCTCGCCCGCGAGGAACCGGTGACGCTGGACGGGCAGTTCTTCCAGCTCCCGTTGCGGGGCGGGGCCGGGCTCGGCAAGCCGCTCAAGCCGACCGTGCACCCGCTGCGTGCCGATCTGCCGATCTACCTCGCCGCGGAGGGCCCGAAGAACGTCGCGCTGGCCGCCGAGATCTGCGATGGGTGGCTGCCGCTGTTCTTCTCGCCCAAGGCCGACGGGTTCTACCGCGCGGCACTGGAAGAGGGTTTCGCGCGGGAAGGCGCGCGGCGCGGTCTCGCCGATTTCGAGGTGGCCGCGTCGGTGCCGGTCATCGTGCACGAGGACGTCGAGGAGGCGGCTAGCTGGATCAAACCCGCGCTGGCGCTTTACATCGGCGGAATGGGGGCGAAGGCGGTGAATTTCCACCACGACGTGTTCGCGCGGCTCGGCTACGGCGACGTGGCCGACCAGGTGCAGGAGCTCTACCTCGCCGGCCGCAAGGAGGACGCGGTGGCCGCGATCCCGACGTCGCTGGTGGAGGACACCTCGCTGATCGGCCCGCCGGAGAAGATCCGCGAAGAGCTGGCCGCCTGGGAGGACACCGTGGTGACCACGTTGCTGCTGCGCGGCGACGCCGGTTCACTCGCCAAGGCCGCCGACGCACTCTCGTGAGGGCGGACGGGCCGGTACCGAAGGTGCCGGACGACGGTGGCACGATTCGTCGGTGACCCCTAGCGGTCACCGGCGGAGATGGGCCAGGCATGGCGTCCGCCGGACCGCCCTTCCAGGAGGACCCTTGGCGACGCTGTCCCGCCGGACGACTTCCCGCTACTCGCTCGGCTCGTTCGTCACCGGGGCGTTCGGCACCGTCCCCGGGCTGCTCCTGCTGCCCTACCTCACCGACACGATGGCGGTGCCGGCCGCCGCGGCCGGGATCATCGTGTTCGTGCCCAAGGCGTGGGACGTGGTGTTCAACCCGATCGCCGGCCGGCTCTCGGACGCCGACCTCGTGCGCACCGGCAGCAGGCGGCGGTATCTGCTGCGGGGCGGGATCGGCGTCGCCATCCTGTTCGCGGCGCTGTTCGCGCACCCCGGCTTCGGCAAACCGGTGCTGGACGCGGCCTACGTCGTGGTCGTGTTCTTCCTGTGCGCCACGGCGTACGCCTTCTTCCAGGTGCCGTTCAACGCGTTGCCCGCCGAGCTGACCGACTCCGCGGACGAGCGGACGCGGCTGACCAGTGTGCGGATCGGCGTGCTGGCGGTGGCGATCCTGATCTCCGGCGGTGGTGCCCCGGCGATCACCGATGTGCTCGACGGGGTGGCCGGCTACCGGGTGATGGGGCTCGTGATGGCCGTGATCATCCTGCTCGCCACCCTCGGCGTCTACTACGGCCTGCGCGGCGCCCCGGTCGGCTCGCTGCGTCCGAACACCGTCCGGACGAGGGAGCTGGCCCGCACCATCGCGCGGTGGCGGCCGTTCCGGTGGCTGCTGGGGGTCTACTTCATCCAGGCGCTGGGCATCGGCACGGTGCTGGCCGCGATCCCGTACTTCGCCCAGCACGTGCTCGGCGATCCCGGCTACCGCACGGTGATCTTCGTGGCGTTCGTCGGGCCGGCGCTGATCACCATGCCGCTGTGGCCGCGGGTGGGTGCGCGCTGGGGCAAGCTCGCCGGGTTCCGGATCGCGACCGCGGCGTTCTTCGCCGGCCTCGTCGCGATGTTCTTCGCCCACGACCTGCCGCTGGCGATCACCCTGGTGTTCGTCGCGCTGGCCGGCGTCGGCTACGCGGGGATCTCGGTGTTCCCGCTGGCGATCCTGCCGGACCTGATCACCGACGAGGAGGAGCGGACCGGGGAGACCCGCGCGGGCATCACGGCCGGGGTGTGGACCGCCTCCGAAACACTCGGGCTGGCACTCGGTCCTGGCCTGTTCGGGCTGGTGCTGCAGGCGGGGGACTACGTGTCGAGCACCGACGCCACCGGGGCGCAACCGGGTTCGGCGATCACCGCGATCACGATCGGTTCGTCGGTGCTGCCTGCCGTGCTGATCGTGGCGGCCATCCCGCTGCTGCGCCGTTCCGTGCTGCGGGGCCGGTCGTGACCGGCGTACTGGCGCGGCTGCGTGAACTGCGCGCAGGCGACCTGCCCACCCACGGCGGGCGCACCCTCGCCTACGTGTACGACAGCGGTCTGTCCGAAGTGGACGAGGTCGCGGCGGCCGCGCACGCGCTGGCGAGTTCCGCCAACGGACTGGATCCGACCGCGTTCCCGAGCCTGCTGCGGATGGAGAACGACCTCGTCGCGTGTGCGTCGAAGCTGCTCGGCGGCACCGCGGAGACGGTCGGCGCGATCACCTCGGGCGGCACAGAGTCGTGCCTGCTGGCGGTGCTCGCCGCGCGGGACGCCCGGCCGGAGGTCGGCTCGCCGTCGATCGTGCTGCCGGAAACCGCGCACGCCGCGTTTCACAAAGCGGCGCACCTGTTCGGTCTGCGGAAAGTCGTGGTGCCGGTGGATCCGGAGACGTTTCGGGCCGTGCCGTCGGCGATGGCGGACGCGATCGACGAGTCCACTGTGCTCATGGTGGCCAGCGCACCCTCCTACGCACACGGCGTGGTGGACCCGATCCCGGAGATCGCCGCGGCCGCCGCGTCGGCCGGGGTCCGGATGCACGTCGACGCGTGCATCGGCGGCTGGGTGCTGCCGTACTTCGCGAAGCTCGGCGCGGAGGTGCCGCTTTTCGACTTCCGCGTGCCCGGCGTGACGAGCATTTCGGTGGACCTGCACAAGTACGCCTACTGCGCCAAGGGGGTTTCGGTGTTGCTGCACGCGAACGCCGAGCTGCGGCGGACGCACTACTTCGCGAGCGCTGCGTGGCCCGGCTACACGATGCTGAATCCGACCTTGCAGAGCACGCGGTCGGGCGGCCCGCTCGCCGCCGCGTGGGCCGTGGTGCACCACCTCGGCGAGGATGGCTATCTGCGGCTGGCCGAGGTGACGCGCGAGGCCGTCGGCCGGATCCGGTCCGGCGTGGCCGCGATCGACGGCTTACGCGTGCTGGGGGACCCGTCTTCGACGCTGATCGCTTTCACCGCTGAGAACGACGGATTCGACCTGTTCACCGTCGCGGATGAGATGAAGGTGCGCGGTTGGTACGTGCAGCCGCAGTTCGCGCACGGCAGCTCGCCGCTGAACCTGCACCTCACGGTCACCGCCGCGAACCACGGCAGTGAGGCGGAATTCCTCGCGGACCTGAGCGCGTCGGTCGCGGCCGCCCGCGAGGCCGGCGCGGTCCGGATCGACTCCGAGGTCGCCGCGTTCGTGGCCGCGCTCGACGCGGAAACGCTGACTGCGGACCAGTTCGCGGGTTTGCTCGCGGCCGCCGGGTTACTCGGCGACGATGGCGGTCTGCCGGAGCGGATGGCACCGATCAACGCGCTGCTGGCGACCGCGCCGGAGCCGCTGCGTGAGCGGCTGCTGGTGGAGTTCCTCGGTTCCCTGTACACGCCCTGAGACGCCTACTGATTCTCTCCGTGGAAGTACCGCTTCCCCCGCGACACCGAAGCCAGCGCGGCGACCAGCGCCATCACCGTCGCCGCGGTGAACACCGTGACGAGCCCGGAATGAAACGGCCCGGAGATCAGCCGGGGGAAGAACTCCTTGCCGGTCAACGCGGCAGCGTCACCGGGGGAGAGCCGGGCGAGCACGTCCGGGCCGAGCAGGTGCGCGACCGGGTTGCTGCCGAGGAACGCCGCGAACAGGGTACTCACCGGAGGCAGCTGCGCGACCTGCGCGGCCACGTCCGCGGGAACGCCGTGCGCCTGCAGGCCGCTGCTGAGCGTCTGCGGCAGGGAACCGGCCAGCCCGGCGATCATCAGCGAGAAGAACACCCCGATGGACAGCGACGTGCCGGAGTTCTGGAACGTGGAGCGCATTCCGGAGGCCACGCCCCGCTGGTGGTCGCCGACGCTGCTCATGATCGCCGAGGTGTTGGGTGCGGAGAACATGCCCTGGCCGAGCCCGCTGAGCACGAGCAGCGCCGCGAACGCCGGATAGCTGAAGTCGACCGGCAGCGCGAGCAGCCCGAGGAACGCGCCGGCGACCAGGACCAGCCCGCCGGTCGAGAAGAGCCGTGCGCCGAACCGGTCGGACAGGTACCCGGAGACCGGCCCGGCGATGAGGAAGCCCACGGTGAGCGGCAGCAGGTAGATCCCGGCCCACAGCGGCGTCTTCTCGTAGTCGTAGCCGTGCAGGGGCAGCCAGATGCCCTGCAGCCAGATGATGAGCATGAACTGCAGGCCGCCGCGCGCGATCGCGGTGAGCAGCGCGGCCAGGTTGCCCGCGGTGAACGCGCGGACCCGGAACAGCGACAGCTGGAACATCGGCGCGGCGACCTTGGTCTCGAGCACGCAGAACGCCACCAGGAGCAGCACTCCCGCACCGATCCCGCCGAGCACCCAGGGGCTGCCCCAGCCGGTGGCCGCGCCGCCGTAGGGCTGGATGCCGTAGGTGATCGCGGCCAGTAGCAGCGCGGTACCGGCCGCGAAGGTGACGTTGCCGCCCCAGTCGATCTTCGCCGCGCGCGGGGTGCTGATCTCGCGCAGGCTGCGGATCGACCACACCGCCCCGAAAATGCCGAACGGGACGCTGATCCAGAAGACCGCGCGCCAGTCGATCTCGGCGAGCAGCCCGCCCGCGACCAGTCCGAGGAACTGCCCGGCCAATGCGGTGATCTGGTTGATGCCCAGCGCCATCCCGCGCTGCTCGCGGGGGAACGCGTCGGTGAGGATCGCCGCGGAGTTCGCGGTGAGCATGGCACCGCCGACGGCCTGCACCACCCGCCAACCGATCAGCCACAGCGCGCCGCCGGCCGCGTGGAACGGATCGAACGACAGGGCGACGGACGCGACGCTGAACACCACGAACCCGACGTTGTACATCTTGACCCGGCCGAACATGTCGCCCAGCCGGCCGAGGGTCACCACCAGCACCGCGGACACGAGCAGGTAGCCGAGGATCATCCACAGCAGGTAGCCGATGTTGGCCGGGGCGAGCGGATCGAGCCCGATGCCGCGGAAGATCGCGGGCAGCGAAATGATCACGATCGACCCGTCGAGCGCCGACATGAGCACGCCGAGGGTGGTGTTCGACAACGCCACCCACTTGTAGCGCCCGGTCCGGGCCGGCGCGGTCACCGGCGGCCCGGACCGCGCCGGGCAGGTTCCGCAGCCAGCCGATCCGTCACGATCGCCAACCTAGACTGGCAAACCCGGGCTGATCAACTCGCGCGAAACGGAAAAATGCCTCAGGCCACCGGCGCCCGGAAACAGGTGAGGGCCGGTGGGCCAGGTCGGCGCCGGCACTCAACCCGTCCGGGGTGGTGCCTTCGTTCGACGCGATGCGGAAACGGTCTGCTCACGCGTCGGCGTATGTTGTTCGCTCATGGAGTGGTCTTCGACGGCGCTGCGGACGTTCCGGGCGCTCGCGGAGACGGGTTCGTTCACCGCGACCGCGTCGGCGCTCGGGTACACCCAGTCCGCGGTGTCCCGGCAGATCGCGGCGCTCGAGCGGTCGGCGGGCAGCCGGCTGGTCGACCGGACAGCCGGCGGTGCGCGGCTCACCGCGGCCGGCTCGGTCCTGCTTCGGCACGCGTCGTCCGCGCTGGAGGAGCTCGACCGCGCCGAAGGCCGGATGCGCGGCGCCGCCCCGGACACGGTCCGGATCCGCCTGGGTGTGTTCACGAGTCTCGGAGCCGCCTTGCTGCCCGCGACGCTGGCCTTGCTGCGCGACCGTGCGCCGGAGGTGGAGATCACCACCCGCGAGGGATCCACGCCGGCGCTCGCGCGAAGCGTGCGAGCCGGGACCATGCACGTGGCCGTGCTTTCATCCCGTGCGTTGCAGCGGCTGCCCGATCACGAGAAGCCCGCGCTGGAACTGGAAACGCTGCTCGAAGGGGAGCTGTTGGTGGCGGTATCGGCGCGCTCGGTCCTCGGCCTCGACGGCACGGTGACGCTGGCCGAGCTGGCCGGAACGTCGTGGATCGCGAGCCCGCAGACGACGGGCGAACCGGCCATGGGGGTGTGGCCGGCCCTGCCCCAGCGGCCCGCCGTCAGCCACGTCGCGCGGGACTGGCTCGGCAAGCTCACCCTCGTGGCCGCCGGGCACGGGGCCACGACGATCCCGCCGTACCTGGCCGGCCTGGTGCCGGCGAACGTGCGGCTCGTCCGCGTCCGCGACGGTGAGCCGGTCGCCGGCCGCGTGGTGATGGCGCGCCTGCCGGGTGCGGCCACCGCCGAGGTGACCGCACTCGGCGACTGCCTGCGAGAGGCCGCGGCCGCGGTGCCGATCGCTTAGCTCGCCTCGGGCACGTGGTCCGAGGCGATCCGCACGTCGAAGCCCGTTTCCGGATCGAGCACGCGTCCCTGCGCCCACCAGTTCGGCGAAGGGGACTCGATCACGTTGAGGTAGATGTCGCGCCGTTCCAGTCCGGCAGTGCTCGTCAATCCGGACACCAGCGCCTCGAAGAGCCGGTTGAGGACCTCGACCGGCCGCGGACCGAAGTAGAGCTGGAGGGCCACGGCCTCCCGGCGGCGGGGCAGGCCGAACGCGACCGGTGCGGAGATCAGGTTCTCGTCGGACAGCTCGTGGAAGACGTGGAACCGGTCGTCCTCGGGGATGCCGAGGACCTCGACGAGTGCCCGGTGGATCGCTTCGGAGATGGCGTGCTTGTGCTCGGGCGCGCTGCCCTCTCGCAGGTAGATCTTCGTCATCGGCATTGCGTTGCTCCTTGGTCGTCTCCCTCCGAAGCTAAGCCGCGTAAGGTGGTGCGTCCAACGCATGATTCGCATAGCGCGCATGCTTGAACGGCATATATCTGTCCTCAGTGGACGTGCGCCGGTGCCCACTCCGGAAACGGATCGGCGGTCGCGGGCGCCGTGGCGAGGCAGCCTGCCAGGGCCGACAGGAGTGCGTCCCCGGCCAGGTCGACGCCGATGAACACGAGCTCCTGACGAGGCTCCCCGGCGACGCCCTGCGGTTCGAACCGGGCCACCGAACCGGCCTGGGACCACAGGCCGAGCGTGCCGGGCCGGGAGGCCAGGCTGAAGAACCCCTTCGACCGCAGGACGGTGCCGAACTCGCCGGAGTCCAGCCGTTCGGTCACGAACTCCCAGAGCCGCACCGGATCGAACGCGGTGCGGGCGCGGAAGATCACGCTGGAGATCCCGTACTCTTCGGTCTCCGGCACGTGGTCGCCGTTGAGTTCCGCGACCCAGCCCGGGGCCTGCTGTGCCCGCTCGGCGTCGTAGCGGCCGGTGCCGAACACCCGGTCCAGCGGGACCCGGCCGAACGCGGCGGGCACGACGTCGGCCGACGGGTTCAGCCGCCGCAGCGTCGCGATCAGCCGGTCGCGCTCGGTGCCCGGCACGAGGTCGGTTTTGTTGAGCAGCAGGACATCGGCGAACTCGATCTGGTCCATCAGCAGGTCGCTGACCGTGCGTTCGTCGCCCTCGTACTGATCGAGCCGGCGCTGGACCAGCGAATCGCCGCCGGCCAGTTCGCGGGCGAAGTTCGCCGCGTCGACCACGGTCACCATGGTGTCCAGCCGCGCGCCGGTCAACGCCGGCACACCGTCCTCGCCGGGGAACGAGAACGTGGCGGCGACCGGCATCGGCTCGGAAATCCCGCTCGACTCGATGAGCAGGTGGTCGAACCGGCCCTCGGCGCACAGCCGGGCCACCTCGTCGAGCAGATCCTCGCGCAGGGTGCAGCAGATGCACCCGTTGGTCAGTTCGACGAGCCGCTCCTCGGTGCGGGACACGCCGTCCCGCACGAGGGCGGCGTCGATGTTCACCTCGCTCATGTCGTTCACGATCACCGCCACCCGCACTCCCTCGCGCTGAGCGAGGATGTGGTTGAGCAGCGTGGTTTTCCCGGCGCCGAGGAATCCGGAAAGGACAGTGACGGGGACACTCACCGCTCGAGCCGCTGGAAGTGTTTGATGAGCTTGCGCGGCACGAGTTTCCGCTCGCCGTCGACCACGATCGGCACCAGGTCCGGCACCGCGGCCTTCCACTGCGCCCGGCGGCTGCGGGTGTTGCTGCGCGAGGTCTTCCGCTTCGGCACGGCCATCAGCGCGCACCCCCGGCCTGGCGGCGGCCGTAGCGGCGGTGGAACTTCTCCACCTGGCCCGCCGAGTCGACGATCCGCTGGTTGCCCGTCCAGAACGGGTGCGACCACGCGCTGATGTCCACCAGCACGAGCGGGTAGGTGTTCCCGTCGGACCATTCGACGGTGCGCTCGGAGGTGAGGGTGGAGCGGGTGAGGAACGCGTCGCCGGTCGACGAGTCCTTGAACACCACCGGGTGGTAGTCGGGATGGATGCCGGGTTTCACGGGGTTTCGTCCTTCCGGTTGGCGGCGTTGACATGCCGGTCCGTTTCGTCTTCTTCGGTCGCGTCGCACGGGTCTTCGTGCCAGTCGCCGAACGGATCGGGGTAGCCGCGCCAGACGGCTTCCCCCTCGGCCAGTTCGGCGTCGGTCAGCAGCGCGCCGCGCAGCGCGGCCTCGACCTCGTCCGGGGTGGCCTGGTCGGTGACGATCACGAGTTCCTGGGCGCGGTCGCCGTGCACCGGGTCCCAGCGCAACGACGCGAGCGTGCGGCGTTCGGGGGAGACCTCGGCCCAGTCCGGGCCCTCCGGCGAGGCGAGCCACGGGCCGGCGTGCCCGATGCCGAGCCCGCCGCCGGCGGACTCGATCCAGAACGCCACGTCCGGCTGGCTCGCCACCCAGGCCCGGCCGCGGGTGCGGACGACGCCTTCGAGCAGTACGTCGATCGCGTCGTGCAGACGTTGCGGGTGGAACGGCCGCTGCGCGGTGAAGGTCAGCAGTTCGATCCCGCAGTCGGGGTGCAGAGGTGGCGCACCGCGCAGCAACGCGCCGTGCAGATCGGTGACAGCGCCGCGGCGGGCGTCCGCGGGGACCGCGGCCAGCAGCCCGGCGGCGTCGATCCGGCCGAGTTCGACCCGGGGCACCGACGGCGCCACGCGGTCCAGTACGGCCGACGCCTTGGCCGCGCCCCAGGCATCCGTGGCGGCGCCGGCCAGCACGAGCACGTCCGCGGATTCGACCTGGGACAGCGCGACCTGCGCGAGCGTGCGCTCGTCCTCCGGGCTGCCTTGCAGACCCCGCTCGGCGAGCAGGTCGTCGCCGGTCGCGTCGGCGAGCCAGCTCGCGCAGTCGAGCACGGTGCAGACCGCCTCGGGTTCGACGTCGTGGATCACCGGCCGGTCGCCGACGAGCACGTTCCGGATCGCCCAGCTCACCGGTTCGGGCTCCATCGCCTCGTCGAGCCGGACCACGATGCGGTCCACCTGCGGCATCCGGGCCAGCCGCCGCAGCA carries:
- a CDS encoding TetR/AcrR family transcriptional regulator; this encodes MPGRTWAGTTLEDRRAQRRAQLIGAGLELLGADGSAAVSVRAVCRRAKLTERYFYESFSDREELVAAVYEHAGERARQVLVDAVLDVAEPRRRAEHAVTAFVELVLEDRRLGRVLLLAPLTDPALTHRGRHLLPAFAALVGEQLSRGDETSRQLVSIGLVGALSNVFIAYLDGTLRVSRERLVEHCVRLVLGADALGS
- a CDS encoding oxygenase MpaB family protein, coding for MTGETPEPLGPDSLTWKYFGDWRGLLIALWAGSMQNMHPGLGAGVEQHSRFFAERWQRLFRSLYPIGGVVYDGPGAAHTALEVRGYHDRIKGVDAQGRRYHALDPETFYWAHATFFVSTILIADHFMGGIGEPEKRRLFEEHVRWWRMYRMTMRPVPESWEDFQRYWKHMCAEVLEDNKATRDVLDLRGIAKPPFLPWLPDPLWRPAAALIARGFVWLTVGLYDPEVRELLGYRWSARDERVHRRAGKLIDAVFGLVPHDRRYHPRARAGWRRARGVRATDAPLVETPRRNLPPLAERGKPEHYCPEVP
- a CDS encoding LLM class F420-dependent oxidoreductase, translating into MKLGFHLGYWGSGPIPGALEAVLEAEALGFDSVWSAEAYGSDAFTPLAWVGSSTSRVKLGTNIVQMSARTPTATAMSALTMDHLSGGRFVLGLGASGPQVVEGWYGQPYPKPLARTREYVEVIRKVLAREEPVTLDGQFFQLPLRGGAGLGKPLKPTVHPLRADLPIYLAAEGPKNVALAAEICDGWLPLFFSPKADGFYRAALEEGFAREGARRGLADFEVAASVPVIVHEDVEEAASWIKPALALYIGGMGAKAVNFHHDVFARLGYGDVADQVQELYLAGRKEDAVAAIPTSLVEDTSLIGPPEKIREELAAWEDTVVTTLLLRGDAGSLAKAADALS
- the dmpG gene encoding 4-hydroxy-2-oxovalerate aldolase, with product MNSEVRLVDTTLRDGSHAMAHQFTERQVRDTVRALDDAGISLIEVTHGDGLGGSTFNYGFSLVDERDLIAAAVDEATRATIAVLLLPGLGTVTDLRAAADLGAGAVRIATHCTEADVSIQHFGAARDLGLETVGFLMLSHMSTPEDLAKQGRIMVDAGCQCVYVVDSAGALILEEAADRVAALVAEFGDEAQVGYHGHQNLSFGVANSVLAHRAGARQIDGSLTALGAGAGNSPTEVLAATFDRLGVKTGVDKDVLMDAAENVVKKYLTRLPVMDRSSIVQGYAGVYSSFLLHAERAAERYGVPAHEILYRVGAERYVGGQEDMIIDIALRLREEQAATR
- a CDS encoding pyridoxal phosphate-dependent decarboxylase family protein, translated to MTGVLARLRELRAGDLPTHGGRTLAYVYDSGLSEVDEVAAAAHALASSANGLDPTAFPSLLRMENDLVACASKLLGGTAETVGAITSGGTESCLLAVLAARDARPEVGSPSIVLPETAHAAFHKAAHLFGLRKVVVPVDPETFRAVPSAMADAIDESTVLMVASAPSYAHGVVDPIPEIAAAAASAGVRMHVDACIGGWVLPYFAKLGAEVPLFDFRVPGVTSISVDLHKYAYCAKGVSVLLHANAELRRTHYFASAAWPGYTMLNPTLQSTRSGGPLAAAWAVVHHLGEDGYLRLAEVTREAVGRIRSGVAAIDGLRVLGDPSSTLIAFTAENDGFDLFTVADEMKVRGWYVQPQFAHGSSPLNLHLTVTAANHGSEAEFLADLSASVAAAREAGAVRIDSEVAAFVAALDAETLTADQFAGLLAAAGLLGDDGGLPERMAPINALLATAPEPLRERLLVEFLGSLYTP
- a CDS encoding acetaldehyde dehydrogenase (acetylating) — protein: MAERKVTAAIVGPGNIGTDLLAKLRRSEHVEVRYMVGVDPASDGLARAAELGLETSAEGVDWLLSRAEPPQLVFEATSAKAHLANAPRYADAGIRAIDLTPAAIGPFTCPAVNPPDRLGARNVNLITCGGQATIPIVHAVSRVTPVPYAEIVASVSSRSAGPGTRANIDEFTVTTARGIEQVGGAEKGRAIIIINPMDPPMIMRDTVFCAVDPDTDFAAVTESIQRMVGEVQRYVPGYRLKAEPQFDPPRPDWGGRARVGVFLEVAGNGDYLPTYAGNLDIMTAAAARVGDLFAAQEVAA
- a CDS encoding MFS transporter, whose translation is MATLSRRTTSRYSLGSFVTGAFGTVPGLLLLPYLTDTMAVPAAAAGIIVFVPKAWDVVFNPIAGRLSDADLVRTGSRRRYLLRGGIGVAILFAALFAHPGFGKPVLDAAYVVVVFFLCATAYAFFQVPFNALPAELTDSADERTRLTSVRIGVLAVAILISGGGAPAITDVLDGVAGYRVMGLVMAVIILLATLGVYYGLRGAPVGSLRPNTVRTRELARTIARWRPFRWLLGVYFIQALGIGTVLAAIPYFAQHVLGDPGYRTVIFVAFVGPALITMPLWPRVGARWGKLAGFRIATAAFFAGLVAMFFAHDLPLAITLVFVALAGVGYAGISVFPLAILPDLITDEEERTGETRAGITAGVWTASETLGLALGPGLFGLVLQAGDYVSSTDATGAQPGSAITAITIGSSVLPAVLIVAAIPLLRRSVLRGRS